The genomic stretch GTGGGGCCATTTCTGCCTTGGCCGGGCCCAAGGTAGTGGCCAGTATCTTTCCCCTTTACGACTTTGTCCGAGAGGTGGGAGGGAAAAGGGTTGAAGCCCATCTCCTTTTGCCCCCGGGGGCCGAACCCCACTCCTGGGAGCCCAGGCCTAGCGATGTTCTGGCCATATATCGGGCCGATCTTCTGGTAGTCATGGGAGCCGGTCTTGAACCCTGGTTAGATGATATCCTCTCTGGCCTTAAGAAAAGAGAGGTCCGAATTATGGTGGCTTCAAGGGGAGCCAAGCTCATTTATCTGAAGGGGGAAAAGCACCACAGGGCCGTTGACCCCCACCTCTGGCTGGACCTGGACTGGGATCAAAGAATTGTCTTATCTCTGGCCGAAGAGCTGACCCGGCTTGACCCCTCCGGCAAGGAATACTACCAGCATCGGGCCCGCCGCTATGCCCAGGCCCTGGCCCAGCTTGATCAGCGCTATGCCAAAGGGCTTTCCCGCTGCCGGAGCCGGACCATTCTGGTGGCCGGCCATGGGGCCTATGGATACCTGGCCCGGCGTTACGGCCTCCGCCAAGTGGCCCTCTTTGGCCTCTCTCCTGAGGCCGAACCAAGCCCCAGAAAGATGATTGAAATCCTCACCCTGGCCCGGAGCTTAAAGGCTGAGGCCATCTTTTTTGAGACCAGGGCCAATCGACGTCTCGCTCAGGCCCTTTCAGATGAGGCCGGCCTAAAGGCCCTGGTGCTAAACCCCGGGGCCAGCCTGACTCAGGAAGAGCTCCAAAAAGGGACCACCTTCCTGACCATCATGGAGGAAAATCTCAGGGCCTTAAGAACCGGACTCTCCTGCCTCCCTTAGCCACTGCTCTATCTCATACCTGGCTGGCAGGCGGCCGGCACATTTGAGGCGGTCGTTGATCACCAAGCCAGGGGTGGGAACCATCCCGTAGCGGGCAATTTCTTTGATGTCGGTAATATGCTCCACATCGGCAGTAAGCCCCATCTCGGCCACCACATCCAGACAAAGACGATACAGGCTCTCACAAGAAGAGCAGCCAGGCCCAAGCACTTTAAGGGAAAGAGGCCCCGGTTCAGAAGATTCCTCAAGATCTAATACATCTTCTCCCTGCACCTTGAGGTACTCGCGTAGGAGGGCCCGACGATAGGCCTCCCTGGCCCGATCAGGGATGTAGTTCTTTTGGGATACGATCTCAAGGAGCCTATCGGCGACCTCTTCCCGAGAGAGCCCCGGAATCCGACTGACCTCAGCAATAGCCTCAGAAAGACCAATTATCCCCACGATAGTTTTGCCTATCCGGATCCGCCCCATCTTGCCCTCCTTAAGGTGTTCTCCAAATTCTCGCCCCCTTCCCCTCTCCCGTCAAGGAGGGCGGCCACAAGCCTTCCCGGTTTCTTACCAACTGCATTGTCTATAAAAGGCGCCCCAGCGATTGTCATTTTTTATTTGCATCCTAAAAATAAATAATCTATAAGTGCTAAACATCATATGGATGATTTTTGGGATTTATTAGCAATAGTGTTCAATTTTGCAACAAAAAATCCATTATTTTTTCTCAAAATAAAATTTAGGAGGTGTTTTATGAAAAATTTCTCTTTTTCTCGTCGGGATCTTCTTGTCGGTGCCGGGAAGTTGGCTGCTGGAGCCGCCGTACTCAGTCTAGGAGCCGGTGGGGCAGCCAGAGAGGCCTGGGGCTACGGGTACTCTTCGGACTTCAAGTACGCCAAGCTGGATCTCGATGAGGTCGGGCAAATAGCCTATGAGAACTATTTTAAAAGGTGGTGCACCTCGACGGTTTTGGCCGGGCTGGTGGAGCCCCTGCGCAAAAAGGTCGGGGGCTCCTGGAAGGACTTTCCCATTGATGCCTATCGTTGGGGGCACGGTGGCCTGGCTGGGTGGGGGGCCCTCTGCGGCACGCTCCCCGGAGCAGGAATCGTTATCGGCCTGGTTACCAGAGACACCGACACCGCTGAGGCCATGGTCAATGATCTGGCCTTTTACTACTCCTATACCGAGCTTCCTAGCTACACCCCCAAAAAGATCTTAAAGGCGGAGATCCACCAGATGACCATTGCCAAGACCCCGGTTTGTCACATCTCTGTAGGACGATGGATGGCCTCAGAGGGAGTAGGCTTCCTTACCCCAGAGCGGGCCGAAAGATGTGCCCGTCTGTCGGCCAACATTGCCATGGAGGCCGCCCGGATGCTCAACGAATGGGTAGAAGGAAAATATAAGCCCAGACATCGGCCTCTCTTCAACCTGGTAGAAAACGGGATTACCTCTCAGAACAACTGTATCGACTGCCACGGGCAAAACGTCCCTGCACCGCCGGAAGAATACCAGGTGCTGGACAAATAAAAAGAAAAAGGGAGGGGCTCCCCCTCCCTTTAAGCTAAGCCGTCCAAAAGGCTAAAAGATTAACTATATGCCTTCTCACTGTGCTGACTGATATCCAGACCGGCCAGTTCATCTTCAGCCCCAACCCGCAGCCCCCAAAGGGCATCGATTAGCTTAAGAAGGACAAAACTGACCA from Thermosulfuriphilus ammonigenes encodes the following:
- a CDS encoding metal ABC transporter substrate-binding protein, with the translated sequence MNLSATIKRLVLGTVAALLWLFGGAISALAGPKVVASIFPLYDFVREVGGKRVEAHLLLPPGAEPHSWEPRPSDVLAIYRADLLVVMGAGLEPWLDDILSGLKKREVRIMVASRGAKLIYLKGEKHHRAVDPHLWLDLDWDQRIVLSLAEELTRLDPSGKEYYQHRARRYAQALAQLDQRYAKGLSRCRSRTILVAGHGAYGYLARRYGLRQVALFGLSPEAEPSPRKMIEILTLARSLKAEAIFFETRANRRLAQALSDEAGLKALVLNPGASLTQEELQKGTTFLTIMEENLRALRTGLSCLP
- a CDS encoding thioredoxin family protein → MGRIRIGKTIVGIIGLSEAIAEVSRIPGLSREEVADRLLEIVSQKNYIPDRAREAYRRALLREYLKVQGEDVLDLEESSEPGPLSLKVLGPGCSSCESLYRLCLDVVAEMGLTADVEHITDIKEIARYGMVPTPGLVINDRLKCAGRLPARYEIEQWLREAGESGS
- a CDS encoding C-GCAxxG-C-C family protein, producing the protein MKNFSFSRRDLLVGAGKLAAGAAVLSLGAGGAAREAWGYGYSSDFKYAKLDLDEVGQIAYENYFKRWCTSTVLAGLVEPLRKKVGGSWKDFPIDAYRWGHGGLAGWGALCGTLPGAGIVIGLVTRDTDTAEAMVNDLAFYYSYTELPSYTPKKILKAEIHQMTIAKTPVCHISVGRWMASEGVGFLTPERAERCARLSANIAMEAARMLNEWVEGKYKPRHRPLFNLVENGITSQNNCIDCHGQNVPAPPEEYQVLDK